CGCTCGCGGGGTATGTCCGAACTGAACCTTCGTTAAGTGTCAATGGCGCGCGTGGGAGGTCTGGTGGCAGTGCGAGAGACGGTGGATCAGAAGTACGTGTACGACTTCGCCGAGGGCAACATGGACCTGAAGGACCTGCTCGGCGGCAAGGGCGCGAACCTGGCCGAGATGACCAACCTCGGCCTTCCGGTCCCGCCCGGTTTCACCATCACCACCGAGGCCTGCAAGGCGTACCTGGCGACCGGCGAGGAGCCGGCCGGACTCGCCGAGCAGATCGCCGCGCACCTGGAGTCGCTGGAGCGGGAGATGGGCCGCCCGCTCGGTGACCCGGACGACCCGCTGCTGGTCTCCGTCCGCTCCGGCGCCAAGTTCTCCATGCCCGGCATGATGGAGACCGTCCTGAACGTGGGCCTCAACGACCGCAGCGTGGTCGGCCTGAGCACCCAGGCGGGGGGGAACGACAGGTTCGCCTGGGACTCCTACCGCCGGCTCATCCAGATGTTCGGCAAGACCGTCTGCGACGTGCCGGGCGAGGAGTTCGAGCACGCGCTCGACGAGGCCAAGCGCGCCAAGGGTACGACCAGCGACCTCGACCTCGACGCCGACGACCTGCGTGGGCTGGTCGACGCGTACAAGAAGATCTTCTCGAAGCACACCGGCCGGGAGTTCCCCCAGGAGCCGCGCGAGCAGCTCGACCTGGCCATCCGCGCCGTGTTCGAGTCGTGGAACGCCGAGCGCGCGGTGGTCTACCGCCGGCAGGAGCGGATCCCGGCCGACCTGGGCACCGCGGTGAACGTGGTGGCGATGGTCTTCGGCAACCTCGGCCCGGACTCCGGCACCGGCGTCGCGTTCACTCGGGACCCGGCCAGCGGGGCGCAGGGCATCTACGGCGACTACCTGGCCAACGCCCAGGGCGAGGACGTGGTCGCCGGCATCCGCAACACCGTTCCGTTGCAGGAGCTGGAGCGGATCGACAAGACGTCGTACGACGAGCTGCTCGGCTACATGGCCCGGCTGGAGGAGCACTACCGGGACCTGTGTGACATCGAGTTCACCATCGAGCGCGGCAAGCTGTGGATGCTCCAGACCCGGGTCGGCAAGCGTACGGCCGCGGCTGCCTTCGTCATCGCCGGTCAGCTGGTGGACGAGGGCCTGATCGACCTGGACGAGGCGCTGCACCGGGTCAACGGGGCGCAGCTCGCCCAGCTGATGTTCCCCCGGTTCCGCCTCGACCACGAGTTCGAGCCGGTGGCCAAGGGCATCGGGGCGTCGCCGGGCGCCGCGTCCGGGAAGGTGGTCTTCAGTTCGGACCGGGCCGTCGAGCTGGCCGCCGAGGGGGAGTCGGTGATCCTGGTCCGCCGGGAGACCAACCCCGACGACCTGAACGGCATGATCGCCGCCAAGGGCATCCTCACGTCCCGGGGCGGCAAGACCAGCCACGCCGCCGTGGTGGCGCGGGGGATGGGCAAGACCTGCGTCTCCGGCGCCGACGACCTGGACGTGAACGTCCCGCAGCGGAGGTTCACCGTCGCCGGGCGGACCGTCAACGAGGGCGACGTCGTCTCCATCGACGGCACGACCGGCAAGGTCTACCTCGGCGAGGTGCCGGTCATGCCCTCCGAGGTGGTGCAGTACTTCGAGGGCACCCTCGACGCGGAGAACACCGACGACCCGCTGGTCCGGGCCGTACACCGGATCATGACGCACGCCGACCAGCGGCGGCGGCTGGCCGTCCGGACGAACGCCGACACCGCGGCGGACGCGGCCCGGGCGCGGCGCTTCGGCGCCGGCGGCATCGGGCTGTGCCGCACCGAGCACATGTTCCTCGGTGACCGCCGTGAGCTGGTCGAACGCCTGATCCTGGCCCGGACCGACCAGGACCGGGACGCGGCGCTCGCCGCGCTGCTGCCGTTGCAGCGGAGCGACTTCGTGGAGATCTTCCGGGCGATGGACGGCCTCCCGGTGACCGTGCGGCTGATCGACCCGCCGCTGCACGAGTTCCTCCCCCCGTTGGAGCAGCTCGCGGTCAACGTGGCGGTCGCGCAGGAGCGCGGCGAGGACGTGGCCAAGGAGGAGGCGCTGCTCGCCGCGGTGCGCCGCATGCACGAGCAGAACCCGATGCTGGGCCTGCGCGGCGTACGCCTGGGGCTGGTCGTCCCCGGCCTGTTCGCGATGCAGGTCCGGGCGATCGCGGAGGCCGCCGTCACCGTGGTCCGCGAGGGCGGCTCGGCCTGCCCGGAGATCATGGTGCCGCTGGTCGGGGCCGTGCAGGAATTGGAGACCGTCCGCACCGAGGCCGAGAAGATCATCGCCGAGGTGGTCGGCGACAGCGGCGTCGAGGTGCTGATCGGCACGATGATCGAGGTGCCGCGCGCGGCGCTGACCGCCGGCCAGATCGCCGAGGCGGCCGAGTTCTTCTCCTTCGGCACCAACGACCTCACCCAGATGGGCTGGGGTTTCTCCCGCGACGACGTGGAGGGCGCGTTCTTCTGGCGCTACCTGGAGCTGGGCATCTTCGGCATCTCGCCGTTCGAGTCGATCGACCGCGAGGGCGTCGGCCGGCTGGTCCGGATCGCCGCCGAGGAGGGCCGCGCGGCCCGACCCGGGCTGAAGCTCGGCGTCTGCGGTGAGCACGGCGGTGACCCGGAGTCGGTGCACTTCTTCCACTCCGTCGGTCTGGACTACGTGTCCTGCTCGCCGTTCCGGGTGCCCGTGGCGAGGCTGGAGGCCGGCCGCGCGGCGGTGGAGACGGCCGGCTCGGACAGCCGCTGAT
This genomic stretch from Micromonospora krabiensis harbors:
- the ppdK gene encoding pyruvate, phosphate dikinase — encoded protein: MAVRETVDQKYVYDFAEGNMDLKDLLGGKGANLAEMTNLGLPVPPGFTITTEACKAYLATGEEPAGLAEQIAAHLESLEREMGRPLGDPDDPLLVSVRSGAKFSMPGMMETVLNVGLNDRSVVGLSTQAGGNDRFAWDSYRRLIQMFGKTVCDVPGEEFEHALDEAKRAKGTTSDLDLDADDLRGLVDAYKKIFSKHTGREFPQEPREQLDLAIRAVFESWNAERAVVYRRQERIPADLGTAVNVVAMVFGNLGPDSGTGVAFTRDPASGAQGIYGDYLANAQGEDVVAGIRNTVPLQELERIDKTSYDELLGYMARLEEHYRDLCDIEFTIERGKLWMLQTRVGKRTAAAAFVIAGQLVDEGLIDLDEALHRVNGAQLAQLMFPRFRLDHEFEPVAKGIGASPGAASGKVVFSSDRAVELAAEGESVILVRRETNPDDLNGMIAAKGILTSRGGKTSHAAVVARGMGKTCVSGADDLDVNVPQRRFTVAGRTVNEGDVVSIDGTTGKVYLGEVPVMPSEVVQYFEGTLDAENTDDPLVRAVHRIMTHADQRRRLAVRTNADTAADAARARRFGAGGIGLCRTEHMFLGDRRELVERLILARTDQDRDAALAALLPLQRSDFVEIFRAMDGLPVTVRLIDPPLHEFLPPLEQLAVNVAVAQERGEDVAKEEALLAAVRRMHEQNPMLGLRGVRLGLVVPGLFAMQVRAIAEAAVTVVREGGSACPEIMVPLVGAVQELETVRTEAEKIIAEVVGDSGVEVLIGTMIEVPRAALTAGQIAEAAEFFSFGTNDLTQMGWGFSRDDVEGAFFWRYLELGIFGISPFESIDREGVGRLVRIAAEEGRAARPGLKLGVCGEHGGDPESVHFFHSVGLDYVSCSPFRVPVARLEAGRAAVETAGSDSR